TGCCGATAAGGAAATAAAGAACGGCGCACAGCTAACGGTGCGCGAGGGCCAGGCCGCGCTGTTTGTAAGCGAGGGCCAGGCCGCCGATGTGTTTGCGGCTGGCCGGCACGAGCTGGTAAGCCGAAACATCCCCCTCCTTACCTCGCTGAAAAGCTGGAAGTATGGCTTTGAGTCGCCCTTCAAGTCCGACGTATACTTCTTCAACATGGGGCAGATACGCAACATGAAGTGGGGTACCAAGTCGCCAATCCTGGTAAACGACCCTGCCTTTCGTTTCCCCATCCAGCTGCGTGCGTTCGGCACCTTCGATTTTCGCATTACCGATCCCAAACTCTTCTTCCAGGAGATAGCCAAAACCGACCCGCATGTAACCAGCGACGATATTCTGGAAGACTTCCGTAGCTCGGTGGTTACCCGGTTTAGTAGCGCGCTGAAGAAGAGCGGCAAGAGCCTGGGTGAGATTAACGCAAACGCGCACGACATAGGGGCCGACCTGCTACAGACCCTGACGCAGGATTTTCAGGGGGCGGGCCTTACCC
This region of Bacteroidota bacterium genomic DNA includes:
- a CDS encoding SPFH domain-containing protein; the protein is MGLFSWAKGQFIEVIEWVQTDRDTVVWKFPDADKEIKNGAQLTVREGQAALFVSEGQAADVFAAGRHELVSRNIPLLTSLKSWKYGFESPFKSDVYFFNMGQIRNMKWGTKSPILVNDPAFRFPIQLRAFGTFDFRITDPKLFFQEIAKTDPHVTSDDILEDFRSSVVTRFSSALKKSGKSLGEINANAHDIGADLLQTLTQDFQGAGLTLTAFHVENVSLPPEVQQRLNEMDFKKMEAMDQNEVELSNLMGKANISQNVQDVQKYMQFQAGSSMNPAQNNPQAGAGGSSTAGDMMQMAMGMNLANQMMNAQQKPQAAEPMTQEKIMETLKQLGELKAAGILSEAEFEAKKKDLLSRL